From one Nilaparvata lugens isolate BPH chromosome 2, ASM1435652v1, whole genome shotgun sequence genomic stretch:
- the LOC120349915 gene encoding uncharacterized protein LOC120349915 translates to MSSSSSSDSEQSPSEFEVSLLRLPIDLKVKSLDKSELLELGKQLGIHIPQSVNIEYLRFAVDLAKKVCIYVDHDSGARDALSRLLKLGSLSQRDRIIFPMLADYERIVGKLGRNQEHIYDTVAPDNLANILIPENNMAGNDKRPFAKPESYGGTKSEDFNEWLKTFNRAAKINKWDEDDKILYLPLYLKKTALAIFDIFSDKNENATFLDAVGHLKSKLVDPVHEETTRQKLENRNKLPTETYTEYTADIIKLCHILEPQMSEKRIVGYVLRGLDVGALQHVAFMDNASVEDLEKNLAKYERSRFLLDKKLGMHNASILSDDEEDDCQFKQKGLCLIPRKKMSNSATQATCLHLLTSEADVSELREVCKFDCKATDNQTLITRLREDTFLFHNTGKKTTIRCKNSTTEVPSNSPGTLSLHIPCNCELQDDNGDVLISTLYPCDSRSHPSPAINNLIPHMWTNLSKLSIPIFKHETLPQYLNLSEILNENWHLNFSKFEEHNSFSEDIFHHVEMPNNFDLLGVNNKLIIYIIIVWQTLITVIFLYLCLQNYIKKKANQLRVPKRTPIVDYPQEL, encoded by the exons atGAGTAGCTCTAGTTCTAGTGACTCTGAACAATCACCTAGTGAATTCGAGGTTTCATTATTACGTTTACCTAttgatttaaaagtaaaatctcTGGATAAATCAGAATTATTAGAGCTAGGCAAACAGTTAGGTATTCACATCCCTCAATCTGTTAATATTGAATACTTGAGATTCGCTGTTGACTTGGCAaaaaaagtttgtatttatgtGGACCACGATTCAGGAGCTAGAGATGCTCTAAGTCGATTACTTAAGTTAGGGTCCCTGTCTCAACGCGATCGTATTATCTTCCCTATGTTAGCCGATTACGAGCGAATAGTAGGCAAGCTAGGCAGAAATCAAGAACACATCTACGACACAGTAGCTCCCGATAACTTAGCAAATATCCTAATTCCAGAAAATAATATGGCAGGGAATGATAAAAGACCCTTTGCGAAACCCGAAAGCTATGGGGGTACAAAGAGTGAAGACTTCAACGAGTGGTTGAAAACCTTCAATAGGGcagcaaaaataaataagtgggaTGAGGATGATAAAATCTTGTATTTACCCCTCTACCTCAAGAAAACAGCATTGGCAATTTTCGACATATTttcggataaaaatgaaaacgcgACATTTCTTGATGCAGTAGGCCACTTAAAAAGTAAACTTGTAGACCCTGTTCATGAAGAGACAACCAGACAAAAACtcgaaaacagaaacaaattacCAACAGAAACATACACAGAATACACAGCAGATATAATAAAACTTTGTCACATTCTTGAGCCTCAAATGTCAGAGAAAAGAATAGTAGGATATGTTTTGAGAGGCTTAGACGTAGGAGCattgcaacatgttgctttcaTGGACAATGCATCAGTTGAAGATTTAGAGAAAAATCTCGCCAAATATGAAAGATCTCGCTTCCTTCTAGACAAAAAGTTAGGAATGCATAATGCTTCA ATCCTGTCAGATGACGAAGAAGACGATTGCCAGTTCAAGCAGAAAGGCCTCTGCTTGATTCCGAGGAAAAAGATGTCGAACTCCGCCACCCAAGCCACTTGTCTCCACCTTCTAACATCAGAAGCAGACGTATCGGAGCTACGAGAAGTCTGCAAATTTGATTGTAAAGCAACTGACAATCAAACCCTAATCACTCGCCTACGAGAAGACACCTTCCTATTCCACAACACCGGCAAAAAGACGACAATTCGCTGTAAAAACTCAACAACTGAGGTCCCAAGCAACAGTCCAGGAACCCTATCACTCCACATCCCTTGCAACTGCGAACTTCAAGACGACAACGGCGACGTACTGATAAGCACTCTTTATCCTTGCGACTCCCGTTCCCATCCTTCTCCAgctattaataacttaattcctcACATGTGgacaaatttatctaaattgagCATCCCAATTTTTAAACATGAGACTCTGCCTCAGTACTTAAACCTTTCGGAAATCTTAAATGAAAATTggcacttgaatttttcaaaatttgaagagcaCAACTCATTCTCAGAAGACATTTTCCATCATGTTGAAATGCCAAATAACTTTGATTTGTTAGGGGTGAACAATAAActgatcatttatattattattgtctggcAAACACTGATAACTGttatattcttgtatttatgtcttcaaaattatattaagaaGAAAGCAAATCAACTGAGAGTCCCGAAACGTACTCCAATTGTGGACTACCCACAGGAGCTTTAA
- the LOC120349916 gene encoding FK506-binding protein 5-like — translation MSSSSSSDSEQSPSEFEVSLLRLPIDLKVKSLDKSELLELGKQLGIHIPQSVNIEYLRFAVDLAKKVCIYVDHDSGARDALSRLLKLGSLSQRDRIIFPMLADYERIVGKLGRNQEHIYDTVAPDNLANILIPENNMAGNDKRPFAKPESYGGTKSEDFNEWLKTFNRAAKINKWDEDDKILYLPLYLKKTALAIFDIFSDKNENATFLDAVGHLKSKLVDPVHEETTRQKLENRNKLPTETYTEYTADIIKLCHILEPQMSEKRIVGYVLRGLDVGALQHVAFMDNASVEDLEKNLAKYERSRFLLDKKLGMHNASIEQPVQKINVVDTLEKKLNDLSIVVKNLSRNVGQSQNPNPNRQFGNRSGNVFPHETNQNNFQRQPYSNNNNYNDRDRNTQSHNPNPNRQFGNRSGNVFPHETNQNNFQRQPYTNNNYTQSTSVNYRTPINPNRTRFCTYCKRNNHWKDDCFFLSKNSNTGSRA, via the exons atGAGTAGCTCTAGTTCTAGTGACTCTGAACAATCACCTAGTGAATTCGAGGTTTCATTATTACGTTTACCTAttgatttaaaagtaaaatctcTGGATAAATCAGAATTATTAGAGCTAGGCAAACAGTTAGGTATTCACATCCCTCAATCTGTTAATATTGAATACTTGAG ATTCGCTGTTGACTTGGCAaaaaaagtttgtatttatgtGGACCACGATTCAGGAGCTAGAGATGCTCTAAGTCGATTACTTAAGTTAGGGTCCCTGTCTCAACGCGATCGTATTATCTTCCCTATGTTAGCCGATTACGAGCGAATAGTAGGCAAGCTAGGCAGAAATCAAGAACACATCTACGACACAGTAGCTCCCGATAACTTAGCAAATATCCTAATTCCAGAAAATAATATGGCAGGGAATGATAAAAGACCCTTTGCGAAACCCGAAAGCTATGGGGGTACAAAGAGTGAAGACTTCAACGAGTGGTTGAAAACCTTCAATAGGGcagcaaaaataaataagtgggaTGAGGATGATAAAATCTTGTATTTACCCCTCTACCTCAAGAAAACAGCATTGGCAATTTTCGACATATTttcggataaaaatgaaaacgcgACATTTCTTGATGCAGTAGGCCACTTAAAAAGTAAACTTGTAGACCCTGTTCATGAAGAGACAACCAGACAAAAACtcgaaaacagaaacaaattacCAACAGAAACATACACAGAATACACAGCAGATATAATAAAACTTTGTCACATTCTTGAGCCTCAAATGTCAGAGAAAAGAATAGTAGGATATGTTTTGAGAGGCTTAGACGTAGGAGCattgcaacatgttgctttcaTGGACAATGCATCAGTTGAAGATTTAGAGAAAAATCTCGCCAAATATGAAAGATCTCGCTTCCTTCTAGACAAAAAGTTAGGAATGCATAATGCTTCAATCGAACAGCCtgtccaaaaaataaatgtagtagATACTTTAGAGAAGAAATTGAACGATCTGAGTATTGTGGTGAAAAATTTGAGTAGAAATGTAGGTCAATCACAAAATCCCAATCCTAATAGACAGTTTGGAAATAGGAGCGGAAACGTCTTCCCACACGAAACAAATCAGAACAATTTCCAAAGACAAccttattcaaacaataataattacaatgatcGCGACAGAAACACACAATCACATAATCCTAATCCTAATAGACAGTTTGGAAATAGGAGCGGAAACGTCTTCCCACACGAAACAAATCAGAACAATTTCCAAAGACAACCttatacaaacaataattacacaCAATCAACATCAGTCAATTACAGGACACCAATCAACCCTAATAGGACTAGATTCTGTACATACTGTAAGAGGAATAATCACTGGAAAGAcgattgttttttcttatcaaaaaACTCGAATACAGGATCCCGAGCCTAG